A single Strix aluco isolate bStrAlu1 chromosome 20, bStrAlu1.hap1, whole genome shotgun sequence DNA region contains:
- the PRDM12 gene encoding PR domain zinc finger protein 12, producing MMGSVLPAEALVLKPGLKPQGLSLAEVITSDILHSFLYGRWRNVLGEQLFEEKSSPKTAFTAEVLAQSFSGEVQKLSSLVLPSEVIIAQSSIPGEGLGIFSKTWIKAGTEMGPFTGRVISPEHVDLCKNNNLMWEVFNEDGTVRYFIDASQEDHRSWMTYIKCARNEQEQNLEVVQIGNSIFYKAIEMIPPDQELLVWYGNSHNTFLGIPGVPGLEEEQKKNKHEDFHAVETGASTTGRMRCVICHRGFNSRSNLRSHMRIHTLDKPFVCRFCNRRFSQSSTLRNHVRLHTGERPYKCQVCQSAYSQLAGLRAHQKSARHRPPNASLQAHSPALPVPHPASLAHHIPTMVL from the exons ATGATGGGCTCGGTGCTGCCCGCCGAGGCCCTGGTGCTTAAGCCCGGGCTAAAGCCCCAGGGGCTCTCGCTAGCCGAGGTGATCACCTCCGACATCCTGCACAGCTTCCTCTACGGCCGCTGGAGAAACGTCCTGGGCGAGCAGCTCTTCGAGGAGAAGAGCAGCCCCAAGACCGCCTTCACGGCGGAGGTCCTGGCTCAGTCCTTCTCCGGAG AGGTGCAGAAGCTGTCGAGCCTGGTGCTGCCGTCGGAAGTGATCATCGCCCAGAGCTCCATCCCCGGGGAAGGGCTCGGCATCTTCTCCAAGACCTGGATCAAGGCTGGCACCGAGATGGGACCCTTCACGGGCAGGGTCATCTCGCCCGAGCATGTGGACCTGTGCAAGAACAACAACCTCATGTGGGAG GTCTTCAACGAAGACGGCACGGTGCGGTACTTCATCGATGCCAGCCAGGAGGACCACCGCAGCTGGATGACCTACATCAAATGTGCGCGGAATGAGCAGGAGCAGAACCTGGAGGTGGTGCAGATCGGGAACAGCATCTTCTACAAGGCCATTGAG ATGATTCCTCCGGACCAAGAGCTGCTGGTCTGGTATGGGAACTCCCACAACACCTTCCTGGGCATCCCCGGTGTGCCGGGGCTGGAAGAGGAGCAGAAGAAGAACAAACATG AGGATTTCCACGCGGTGGAGACGGGGGCCAGCACGACGGGGCGAATGCGTTGCGTCATCTGCCACCGGGGCTTCAACTCCCGCAGCAACCTGCGCTCCCACATGCGCATCCACACCCTGGACAAGCCCTTCGTGTGCCGCTTCTGCAACCGCCGCTTCAGCCAGTCCTCCACTCTCCGCAACCACGTCCGCTTGCACACCGGCGAGCGTCCCTACAAGTGCCAGGTTTGCCAAAGTGCCTACTCCCAGCTCGCCGGGCTGCGGGCACATCAGAAAAGCGCCCGCCATCGGCCCCCCAACGCCTCCCTGCAGGCTCACTcaccagccctgcctgtgccccatCCCGCCTCCCTGGCCCATCACATCCCCACCATGGTGCTGTGA